In one window of Thalassococcus arenae DNA:
- a CDS encoding isopenicillin N synthase family dioxygenase, protein MIPTLDAARIAARDADALDVLRNVAEGVGFLKVGNAGLSPARMRFVLAAYRAFFDRPEAEKRAVDMARTGANRGWGASGSEQVDPQANPDFKQVFDCGFELAGSDLAVYAPNLWPERPEGFRAVIEAYYRDACAVALGLLRGIAEAIGEDRGYFDDKFDRPMALLRGNYYPPRPDWAGAKDFGIATHTDYGCLTLLATDGVPGLEVRLRGGGWAAVNADSGTFVINFGEMLEMWTDGRVKATPHRVVGGNAERLSVPLFFNPNYETNVAPMGSGRTITAGEHLSKRFAETYTHLQTG, encoded by the coding sequence GCGGACGCGCTCGATGTGCTGCGCAACGTGGCGGAAGGTGTCGGGTTTCTCAAGGTCGGGAATGCCGGGTTGTCGCCGGCGCGGATGCGTTTCGTGCTGGCTGCCTACCGGGCGTTCTTCGACCGGCCGGAAGCCGAGAAACGCGCGGTCGACATGGCGCGGACCGGGGCGAACCGGGGCTGGGGCGCGTCGGGGTCGGAACAGGTCGATCCGCAGGCCAATCCCGATTTCAAGCAGGTCTTCGATTGCGGCTTTGAACTGGCGGGCAGCGATCTGGCGGTCTACGCGCCGAACCTCTGGCCGGAAAGGCCCGAAGGTTTCCGCGCGGTGATCGAAGCCTATTACCGCGATGCCTGCGCCGTGGCATTGGGTCTGCTGCGCGGCATCGCCGAGGCGATCGGTGAGGATCGCGGCTATTTCGACGACAAGTTCGACCGGCCCATGGCGCTGCTGAGGGGCAATTACTATCCGCCGCGTCCCGATTGGGCGGGGGCCAAGGATTTCGGCATCGCCACGCATACCGACTATGGCTGCCTGACCCTTCTTGCCACGGACGGCGTGCCGGGGCTCGAGGTGCGTCTTCGGGGCGGCGGCTGGGCTGCGGTGAATGCCGATTCGGGCACATTCGTGATCAATTTCGGCGAGATGCTCGAAATGTGGACCGATGGTCGGGTCAAGGCCACGCCGCACCGGGTGGTCGGCGGAAATGCCGAACGGCTTTCGGTGCCGTTGTTCTTCAACCCGAATTACGAGACCAACGTTGCACCGATGGGCTCGGGCAGGACGATCACCGCGGGCGAACACCTGTCGAAACGGTTCGCCGAGACCTACACACATCTTCAGACGGGCTAG
- a CDS encoding TfoX/Sxy family protein, with protein sequence MSVTDEEGAFARELFAGLGDITTRKMMGGLCLYHEGTIFAIVHSDLGLMIKGAGAFIDRLEDMGCTRWTYTRDNGKTASMPYWTMPSTALDDPEEAAAIAREALRYL encoded by the coding sequence ATGTCGGTCACCGACGAAGAGGGCGCCTTTGCCAGGGAACTCTTTGCCGGATTGGGTGACATCACGACGCGCAAGATGATGGGCGGGCTGTGCCTGTATCACGAAGGTACGATCTTTGCGATCGTGCATTCCGATCTGGGGCTCATGATCAAGGGAGCCGGCGCATTCATCGACCGGCTGGAAGACATGGGCTGCACCCGCTGGACCTATACCCGCGACAACGGCAAGACCGCGTCGATGCCGTACTGGACGATGCCCAGCACCGCCCTGGACGACCCAGAAGAAGCGGCGGCAATCGCGCGCGAGGCGCTGCGGTATCTGTGA
- a CDS encoding HesB/IscA family protein, protein MFGIPGKSPVTLTDAAVRQVAKLMQRDGRFGLKIGVKKGGCAGMEYTMDYVDVADPNDEVVEQDGARVLIAPMAQMFLFGTEIDYETSLLESGFKFRNPNVTEACGCGESIKFKDVDELAAEQGKS, encoded by the coding sequence ATGTTCGGCATTCCCGGAAAATCCCCCGTCACCCTGACCGACGCCGCCGTGCGCCAGGTGGCCAAGCTGATGCAGCGTGACGGCCGCTTCGGTCTGAAGATCGGCGTCAAGAAAGGTGGCTGCGCGGGCATGGAATACACCATGGACTATGTCGACGTCGCCGATCCCAACGACGAGGTGGTCGAACAGGACGGCGCGCGCGTTCTGATCGCACCCATGGCACAGATGTTCCTGTTCGGAACCGAAATCGACTACGAAACCTCGTTGCTCGAATCGGGCTTCAAGTTCCGCAATCCCAACGTGACCGAAGCCTGCGGCTGCGGCGAGTCGATCAAGTTCAAGGATGTCGACGAATTGGCCGCGGAACAGGGCAAGAGCTGA
- a CDS encoding DUF3307 domain-containing protein: MIATFTALLLAHVLADFVFQPDWMVARKGNVFILLLHAAIVLVFSTAALGGIWEVALVVATAHLAIDAIKAWALPRTFTAFAIDQSAHVATIAAAAYYWSGAFDAGLWAPWGDQALAPALILSGFIVTVFAGGFAVGLLTTRFQEEVPQDGLADAGRLIGRLERTLIFLLVFIEQPAGIGFLIAAKSILRFDTAAQGQKAGEYVIIGTLASFAWAMAAAYGTVALLEIAAAGP, from the coding sequence ATGATTGCGACTTTTACCGCCCTGCTGTTGGCTCATGTTCTGGCCGACTTCGTCTTCCAGCCCGACTGGATGGTCGCCCGGAAAGGCAACGTCTTCATTCTCTTGCTGCATGCCGCAATCGTGCTGGTATTCAGCACCGCAGCGCTTGGCGGCATATGGGAGGTCGCGCTGGTGGTGGCCACGGCCCATCTGGCGATCGACGCGATCAAGGCCTGGGCCCTGCCCCGCACCTTCACCGCCTTCGCGATCGACCAGTCCGCGCATGTCGCCACCATCGCAGCGGCGGCCTATTACTGGTCCGGCGCCTTCGATGCCGGTCTCTGGGCGCCCTGGGGCGACCAGGCACTGGCCCCCGCGCTGATCCTGTCGGGCTTCATCGTCACCGTTTTCGCCGGTGGATTCGCAGTGGGCCTGTTGACCACCCGATTCCAGGAAGAGGTGCCGCAGGACGGCCTGGCCGATGCCGGGCGCCTGATTGGCCGGCTGGAACGCACTCTGATCTTCCTGCTGGTCTTCATCGAACAGCCCGCCGGCATCGGTTTCCTGATCGCCGCCAAGTCGATCCTGCGTTTCGACACCGCCGCACAGGGCCAGAAGGCCGGCGAATACGTCATCATCGGCACGCTGGCGTCGTTCGCCTGGGCGATGGCCGCTGCATACGGCACCGTGGCACTTCTTGAGATCGCTGCCGCCGGACCCTAG
- a CDS encoding MarR family transcriptional regulator codes for MDITVFTGDIVASSDMDADRLDVCLATLSEGCDRIAEWTGATGHASFARRGGDGWQAVFPTGIPTHRAALFLQARLRQQGDDIATRIAIATGEGRLSDPTDPNSGHGTVFTASGRLLTRLKGKRLLGDAAGGVTQAFLRLADHIAQGWTPAQARAVAAMLPPGAGPRVAAAKKLGVSRQAVDQALHAAGYPALIDALELIETKN; via the coding sequence ATGGACATCACGGTTTTCACAGGCGATATCGTCGCGTCTTCCGATATGGATGCCGACCGACTGGATGTTTGCCTAGCCACCTTGTCAGAGGGTTGTGATCGGATCGCCGAATGGACCGGTGCGACGGGTCACGCCAGTTTTGCCCGGCGGGGCGGCGACGGCTGGCAGGCGGTCTTTCCGACCGGCATTCCGACGCACCGCGCCGCGCTGTTCCTGCAGGCCCGACTGCGACAGCAAGGCGACGATATCGCGACCCGCATCGCCATCGCGACCGGCGAGGGCCGATTGTCCGACCCAACCGATCCGAATTCGGGTCACGGCACCGTCTTCACCGCGTCAGGCCGCCTTTTGACCCGGCTCAAGGGCAAGCGACTGCTTGGCGATGCGGCGGGCGGTGTCACGCAGGCCTTCCTGCGATTGGCCGACCACATCGCGCAGGGCTGGACGCCAGCCCAAGCGCGCGCAGTGGCCGCGATGCTGCCGCCAGGCGCAGGTCCTCGCGTCGCGGCCGCCAAGAAACTGGGAGTTTCGCGCCAGGCTGTCGATCAAGCCTTGCATGCGGCCGGATATCCTGCGTTGATCGATGCGCTTGAACTGATTGAGACAAAGAATTAG
- a CDS encoding SUF system Fe-S cluster assembly protein, which yields MTEATPPLEGTPLIAPSSTDHPLYDQVVEACRSVYDPEIPVNIYDLGLVYTIDISPENAVNITMTLTAPGCPVAGEMPGWLAEAIEPLPGVKQVDVDITWDPPWGMDMMSDEARLELGFM from the coding sequence ATGACCGAAGCCACGCCGCCGCTTGAGGGCACGCCGCTGATCGCACCTTCCAGCACGGATCACCCGCTTTACGACCAGGTCGTCGAAGCGTGCCGGTCAGTTTATGATCCTGAGATTCCAGTCAATATCTACGATCTGGGCTTGGTCTACACGATCGACATCTCGCCGGAAAACGCGGTCAACATCACGATGACCCTGACCGCTCCGGGCTGCCCGGTCGCCGGCGAAATGCCCGGCTGGCTGGCCGAAGCGATCGAACCTTTGCCCGGCGTCAAGCAGGTCGATGTCGATATCACCTGGGATCCGCCCTGGGGCATGGACATGATGTCCGACGAGGCCCGGCTTGAATTGGGCTTCATGTAA
- the hpt gene encoding hypoxanthine phosphoribosyltransferase, protein MPQRPYVVDEMISAKAIAARIEALSREIAEEFADTDKLVVVGLLRGSFVFIADLVRELDLPVEVDFLEASSYGDAMESSREVRILKDLRGGIEGRDVLVVEDIIDTGYTMKHVLGLLKARKPHKLRSIALLDKPTRREVDVRADWTGFEIPDEFVVGYGIDYAQRNRNLPYIGKVRFTA, encoded by the coding sequence ATGCCGCAGCGACCCTATGTCGTAGACGAGATGATCTCGGCCAAGGCCATCGCCGCCCGGATCGAGGCGTTGAGTCGGGAGATCGCAGAGGAATTCGCCGATACCGACAAGCTGGTCGTCGTCGGCTTGCTGCGCGGCTCTTTCGTGTTCATCGCCGATCTGGTGCGCGAACTGGACCTGCCTGTCGAGGTCGATTTCCTGGAAGCCTCCAGCTATGGCGACGCGATGGAAAGCTCGCGCGAGGTGCGCATCCTGAAGGACCTGCGCGGCGGGATCGAGGGCCGCGACGTGCTGGTGGTCGAGGACATCATCGATACCGGCTATACGATGAAGCACGTCTTGGGCCTGCTCAAGGCGCGCAAACCGCACAAGCTGCGTTCGATCGCGCTGCTGGACAAACCCACGCGGCGCGAAGTCGATGTGCGCGCCGACTGGACAGGGTTCGAGATACCCGACGAATTCGTCGTGGGCTACGGCATCGACTACGCCCAGCGCAACCGCAACCTGCCCTATATCGGCAAGGTCCGGTTCACCGCATGA